The Pandoraea apista genomic interval AGATGCCTTCCATCGTTGCCACCACCTGATCGACAACTTGCCCGCCACGCACGGCGATGGCCGACGCATTCTCCGCCAGTTGACTGGCCTGACGTGCGTTGTCGGCGTTCTGACGAACCGTGGACGTGAGCTGTTCCATCGACGACGCCGTTTCTTCGAGCGCGGCCGCCTGTTGCTCGGTGCGGGCCGACAGGTCGGTATTCCCTTCGGCAATTTCGCGCGCGGCGAGCGTAATAGCGCTCGTGCCCCCGCGAATGCGCCCGATCATCTGCTGAAGATTGGCCTGCATGCGTTGCATCGCGAACAGCAGGCTCGCGCGGTCACCCTCTCGCAAACGCACCTGCGTGAGCAGGTCGCCGTCCGCAATACGCGTGGCGATGTCGGCTGCGTACTCGGGCTCGCCGCCGAGGCTGTGCTGCACGTTACGGATGATGAGCAGCATAACGCCCGACACGGCCAACCCGATCACGGCCAGCATTGCGCCCCAGCGCACCAGCGCGCCGATGAACGCGGCATTGATGTCGTCGACGTAGACGCCGGTGGTCAGATACCAGTCCCAGGGCGAATAAGCGCCCACGCGGCTGATTTTCTCGACAGGCTTGTCCGAACCCGGTTTGGGCCACAGATAGGTGACAAACGGATTATCGGTGCGTGCAGCGGCGACGATGTCCGAGAACATGAGCTTGCCCGACGGATCGCGGAACTGGCTCATGTCCTTGCCCTCAAGCTTGGGGTTGACCGAGTTCAGCACGATTACGCGCTGCGAGTTCAAGATACCGAAATAGTTGTCGCCGTCGTAACGGATCGCGCCGATCTGCTCGCGCGCGAGTTTTTGCGCGTCGGCAATGCTGATCTCGCCGCGCTCGGCGCGTTCCGCGTAGTGCCTGACGAGGCTCAGGCCCGAGTCGACCACGTGCGTCAGCCCTGCACGACGCTCGGCAAGCATCGTGTCGCGCTGTGCCCACGCCCCCCAGACTGCCATGGCCAGCAGGCTAACCCACATCAACGCAACGGCAGACCACAATTTCGCTTTCAAACTCAACTGCTGGATCACTTCGTCTTCCCCACTGATTCCGCGCTGGTGTCACTGTCGCGGCGGCCGCGCGTGACGTGTCGCCACGTCCGTGCGGTCCGGTTGTCGATCGATTGTCAGTGCTCCTGATGAGAACACGGACCAAACGTGTGCTAACGGCAGTCTGCGAAAGGACTTGAGCGAACGGGGGAAGGGGGCGGCGGCGAGCCCGGCCGGGGCTTATCCGTGGATCACCACCAGCAGGCCGCGCGCCACGGATTTGCCGACATTGCGGATCGCATGTGCGCGATCGGCGGGATAGCGGGCGGTTTCGCCCGGTTTGGCACGTCGTGCGAAGTGCTCGACTTCGACGTCGACCTGACCGTCGAACACCGTGAAGTGTTCCCGGGTGCCCGGGTCGTGCGGCTCCGATACGAGCGCCGCGCCCGGTTGCAGCGTCAGTTCGTACCACTCGTACTTGCCGGCCAGTTCCATCGGCCCGAGGATTTTCAACTGATAGGCGTGCTCCGCCCCGGCGAGCGTGGGAATCTCATGCTTGCCGATCACCCGTACCGGCTCGGGGTCGCCAGTGGGCGCGCCGAGCAGTTGGTCGAGCCGCACACCCAGTGCATTGGCCAGCCGCCACGCCACGGCAATGGTCGGGTTGGCCTTGTCGCGCTCGATCTGCGAGAGCATCGACTTCGAGACCCCAGACGCGCGTGAGAGCGTCTCGAGCGTCATGCCGCGCTCTTTGCGCAGTTGCTGAATCATGTCGCCAACAGGTGGCGGCGCGACCGGGGACATCGCAGACGCAACGGGAGTACTTGCCATATGGATTCCGGGATATTAGAATTTTCCAATATATTGAAACTTGTTCAATATAAAGTATAGTTTCCGATAAGGTGAATGGCTGAATGGTAGCAGAGCCGACCGATCATTCACGCGTGGCTTTCGAGCCGACAGGGATTCATAAGTAGGGATATCCGGCGGCATTCACCGATGCCGCCGGATTCTTCCGGTGCCGCCGTACCACGGCGAGCGCCGACCGCACACAGGAGATGCGC includes:
- a CDS encoding methyl-accepting chemotaxis protein, giving the protein MQQLSLKAKLWSAVALMWVSLLAMAVWGAWAQRDTMLAERRAGLTHVVDSGLSLVRHYAERAERGEISIADAQKLAREQIGAIRYDGDNYFGILNSQRVIVLNSVNPKLEGKDMSQFRDPSGKLMFSDIVAAARTDNPFVTYLWPKPGSDKPVEKISRVGAYSPWDWYLTTGVYVDDINAAFIGALVRWGAMLAVIGLAVSGVMLLIIRNVQHSLGGEPEYAADIATRIADGDLLTQVRLREGDRASLLFAMQRMQANLQQMIGRIRGGTSAITLAAREIAEGNTDLSARTEQQAAALEETASSMEQLTSTVRQNADNARQASQLAENASAIAVRGGQVVDQVVATMEGISHSSGKVVDIISVIDGIAFQTNILALNAAVEAARAGEQGRGFAVVAGEVRTLAQRSAAAAKEIKELIESSNGRVQDGSILVAQAGQTMHDVVQAVRRVTDIMGEISAASAEQSHGIEQVGRAVTQMDEVTQQNAALVEQAAAAASSMEDQARALDQAVAAFRMTSEAQLASATPAARGSAAVALQRLAA
- a CDS encoding helix-turn-helix domain-containing protein; protein product: MASTPVASAMSPVAPPPVGDMIQQLRKERGMTLETLSRASGVSKSMLSQIERDKANPTIAVAWRLANALGVRLDQLLGAPTGDPEPVRVIGKHEIPTLAGAEHAYQLKILGPMELAGKYEWYELTLQPGAALVSEPHDPGTREHFTVFDGQVDVEVEHFARRAKPGETARYPADRAHAIRNVGKSVARGLLVVIHG